Proteins encoded within one genomic window of Flavobacterium oreochromis:
- a CDS encoding hexapeptide transferase has product MLKSFEEAKVFFETKTNKFTIGIGNPILRKKTFEAFTELGGQFTSTISPKSSIGNFGNTIEDGCNIMTGTVITNDVTIKKGSLINLNCTIGHDTIIQEYVEICPGVNISGNCNIGSYTFIGTNSTILPKITIGSNVIIAAGSVVTKDIPDNCMVAGIPAVIKKEIAPLEF; this is encoded by the coding sequence ATTCTAAAATCTTTTGAAGAAGCAAAAGTATTTTTTGAAACAAAAACAAATAAATTTACCATTGGAATTGGTAATCCCATTCTAAGAAAAAAAACCTTCGAAGCATTTACTGAATTAGGAGGACAATTTACCTCTACTATAAGTCCAAAATCTTCAATTGGGAATTTTGGAAATACTATTGAAGATGGATGTAATATTATGACTGGTACAGTTATAACAAATGATGTGACAATAAAAAAAGGGAGCCTAATAAATTTAAATTGCACGATAGGTCATGACACTATAATTCAAGAATATGTTGAAATTTGTCCTGGTGTGAATATTTCTGGAAATTGTAACATTGGTTCCTATACGTTTATAGGTACAAATAGCACTATACTCCCCAAAATAACAATTGGCTCTAATGTAATTATTGCAGCTGGATCTGTTGTTACAAAGGATATCCCTGATAATTGCATGGTTGCAGGTATCCCCGCAGTGATTAAAAAAGAAATAGCACCTTTAGAATTTTAA
- a CDS encoding DegT/DnrJ/EryC1/StrS family aminotransferase, translating into MSSKTINVTKTFLPEQEEYIKYLNRAWEKVWLTNRGELTLELEEKLKIYLGVHNIIITNNGTIPIQIALKILGNNGEIITTPFSYVATTSSILWENCKPVFVDIHPEYLTIDETKIEDAITPNTTAILATHVFGNPCAVNEIESIAKKHNLHVIYDAAHSFGVTYENQSIFNFGDVSTCSFHATKIFHTGEGGAMICNNDELNHKLFYSHNFGHNGPLDFHGLGINAKISELQSAMGLAVFDSIDHIFEERKKVVKFYNSHLNLEKIQVLKIRENTNWNYSYYPVIFNSENTLLKVQQELSKHNVIPRRYFYPSLNKINYINGKEMPVSESIAACVLCLPLYVGLQENELKLITSIINSIC; encoded by the coding sequence ATGTCATCAAAAACAATTAATGTTACCAAAACCTTCTTACCAGAACAAGAAGAATACATAAAATACCTTAATCGTGCTTGGGAAAAAGTGTGGCTAACAAATAGAGGTGAATTAACACTTGAGTTAGAAGAAAAGTTAAAAATATATTTAGGAGTTCACAATATTATTATAACTAATAATGGTACTATTCCTATTCAAATTGCATTAAAGATATTAGGTAATAATGGAGAAATAATCACTACTCCTTTTTCATATGTAGCAACAACATCATCAATACTTTGGGAAAATTGCAAACCAGTTTTCGTAGATATTCATCCTGAATATTTAACTATTGATGAAACTAAAATTGAGGATGCTATTACTCCAAATACGACGGCTATTCTTGCTACTCATGTTTTTGGCAACCCCTGTGCCGTGAATGAAATTGAAAGTATTGCAAAAAAACATAATCTTCATGTTATATATGATGCGGCTCATTCTTTTGGGGTAACGTATGAAAATCAGTCAATTTTTAACTTTGGTGATGTGAGTACTTGTAGTTTTCATGCTACAAAAATTTTTCACACAGGCGAAGGTGGTGCCATGATTTGCAACAATGATGAGTTAAACCACAAACTTTTTTATAGCCATAATTTTGGTCACAACGGCCCTTTAGATTTTCATGGTTTAGGAATTAACGCTAAAATTTCAGAACTGCAATCAGCAATGGGCTTAGCAGTATTTGATTCTATTGATCACATTTTTGAAGAACGAAAAAAAGTTGTTAAGTTTTATAATTCTCATTTAAATTTAGAAAAAATACAAGTTCTTAAAATCCGCGAAAATACTAATTGGAATTATAGTTATTATCCTGTTATTTTTAACTCAGAAAATACTCTATTAAAAGTTCAACAAGAATTAAGTAAACACAATGTAATACCTAGACGATATTTTTATCCATCATTAAATAAAATAAATTATATAAATGGTAAAGAAATGCCTGTTTCAGAATCTATTGCAGCCTGTGTTTTATGCCTACCACTATACGTAGGCTTACAAGAAAATGAGTTAAAATTAATCACATCAATCATCAATTCCATATGCTAA
- a CDS encoding glycosyltransferase, protein MEILSIQKIFFQKEIKTNDKNFVITTVGAYSLQKDHKTLFNALKILDKHKYNQKIIFKWIGFNGWGVEMNEYVNNLIKEYNLKNIQIELFPLLGRNELANLLQHSDLFVFSSLVEGMPVSVLEALACGIPVVTTQCGGVEEIINDENGILVQVKDYVNLAKSIDKCIKKRLFLIIKKYQKIFLIDLKIKPLQII, encoded by the coding sequence TTGGAAATTCTATCGATTCAAAAAATATTTTTTCAGAAAGAAATTAAAACTAATGATAAAAATTTTGTTATTACTACCGTAGGTGCATATTCGCTGCAAAAAGATCATAAAACTTTATTTAATGCTTTAAAAATATTAGACAAGCATAAATATAATCAAAAAATTATATTCAAATGGATCGGATTCAATGGATGGGGTGTAGAAATGAATGAATACGTTAACAACTTAATAAAAGAATATAACTTAAAAAACATTCAAATTGAATTATTCCCTTTACTTGGAAGAAATGAATTAGCGAATCTGTTACAACATTCTGATTTATTTGTATTTTCAAGTTTAGTAGAAGGGATGCCAGTTTCAGTCCTAGAGGCATTAGCATGTGGGATACCTGTTGTTACGACACAATGTGGTGGAGTTGAAGAAATAATAAATGATGAAAATGGTATATTAGTACAAGTTAAAGATTATGTCAATTTAGCTAAATCTATTGATAAATGTATAAAAAAGAGATTATTTTTGATAATAAAAAAATATCAAAAAATATTCTTGATAGATTTGAAAATAAAGCCTTTGCAAATAATTTAA
- a CDS encoding L-threonylcarbamoyladenylate synthase produces MDINTEVHNAFEVIKNGGIILYPTDTVWGIGCDATNPEAIKKIYTLKQREESKSMIVLVNGDRMIHNIFNNIPEVAWQIMDLSEKPTTLVLDNPRNIAPNIIAEDKTLAMRVVKEAFCFKLMERMKKPLVSTSANISNHPTPFSFKEINPEIIKGVDYVVNLQHEKICNKPSTIIKITNDSQVKIIRK; encoded by the coding sequence ATGGACATCAACACTGAAGTACACAATGCTTTTGAAGTCATTAAAAATGGAGGTATCATCCTATACCCTACCGATACCGTATGGGGAATAGGTTGTGATGCTACTAATCCCGAAGCTATTAAAAAAATTTATACTCTCAAACAACGAGAAGAAAGTAAGAGTATGATTGTTTTAGTAAATGGGGATCGTATGATACACAACATATTTAACAATATACCTGAAGTAGCTTGGCAAATTATGGATTTATCCGAAAAACCCACAACTTTAGTTCTAGATAACCCTAGAAATATAGCACCAAACATCATAGCAGAAGATAAAACCTTGGCCATGCGTGTGGTAAAAGAAGCTTTTTGTTTTAAATTAATGGAACGAATGAAAAAACCATTAGTTTCAACCTCTGCTAATATATCTAATCACCCTACTCCCTTTTCTTTCAAAGAAATTAACCCCGAAATTATTAAAGGTGTAGACTATGTAGTAAATTTGCAACACGAAAAGATTTGCAATAAACCCTCTACCATCATTAAAATAACGAATGATAGTCAGGTAAAAATTATTCGTAAATAA
- a CDS encoding PglD-related sugar-binding protein translates to MLIIGARGFAKEVLEIIHQSNNLQNVAFLTI, encoded by the coding sequence ATGCTAATTATAGGTGCTAGAGGTTTTGCTAAAGAGGTTTTAGAAATTATTCATCAATCTAATAACCTTCAAAATGTAGCTTTTTTGACAATATAA